AAAAGAATCGGAAATTGCAGAATTAAAAAAGCATATACGTCTTGTGGAAGGTGAGCATCATGACATTGTCGCTAAGCTAAAGAAGCTGGAAGCGCAACAAAATCATGTAAAAAAGGTAGAAGAGTTTAATGCTTTAAGCCAAGAGATGTCGGCAGTAGATCGAGAACGTATAGCTAAAGAATTGCGATTAAGTGACCTTTATGACAAGCTAGCTATAGAAGAAGACCATCTGAAAAATCTTACTCAAAGCCTTGAAGCAACTAGCGAAAGTAGTAAAGCTCTTGAAGCTGAAATTATGGAAAGTATTCGTGAAATTAATGCTGAGGGAAGACAACTCAAGCAAAAACGTGATGAGCTTGTCCTTAAGGCTGATCCCGAAACATTTCGCATCTACGAGAGATTACTGCGCAATAAAAAAGACCGCGTGGTTGTTCCTATTGAAAACCGTTGCTGTAGTGGATGCCACATTATGTTAACAGCTCAAGATGAAAACCTAGTACGAAAAGGTGAGCGTTTAGTCTTCTGTGAGCATTGCGCACGTATTCATTATTGGCAAGAAAGCGAAGCACTTGAAGGTACAAGTGTGGCTACAAAGACGCGTCGTCGCCGTTCTACAAAAATAAAAAGTTAAGTTTAATCTAAGCGTTTACTTACTATTAAAGCCTTAATTTTTTAAGTAAATCCTACAGTTAAGCCTTTAAGTTTACTTGTCCTTTAGGAAATATCTACCTATAATCACTTCAAGTGAATAAAAGCTCAAGTGAATAAAAGCATGTCTGGGAAGAGAGGCAATCGCTCTTACTTTTTAAGTAAGGGAGGAAAGTCTGGACTTCATAGGAGAGGATACCAGCGAAAAGCTGGGGGCCGTAAGGCTACGGAAAGTGTAACAGAAAATATACCGCTGTTTAACTTCTAGTTAAATAGACAGGGTGAAATGCTAACTTTAAGAGGAAGCTCTACTTGAGGAGACTCAAGAGATGACAAACCCTATCCGAAGCAAGACCGAATTAAAGCTTTATAGTTCTCCGCTATGCTTTATAAGGGTCGCTTGAGCATGTTAGTGATAATGTGCCTAGATGAATGATTGCCCAACGGTCACAAGGCCGTGAGACAGAATCCGGCTTAAAATCTTC
This Neochlamydia sp. AcF84 DNA region includes the following protein-coding sequences:
- a CDS encoding C4-type zinc ribbon domain-containing protein; translated protein: MQEALNIILEIQEFDMQLIQLMRLKKERQDELHNINSVKSDLQHQSLVKESEIAELKKHIRLVEGEHHDIVAKLKKLEAQQNHVKKVEEFNALSQEMSAVDRERIAKELRLSDLYDKLAIEEDHLKNLTQSLEATSESSKALEAEIMESIREINAEGRQLKQKRDELVLKADPETFRIYERLLRNKKDRVVVPIENRCCSGCHIMLTAQDENLVRKGERLVFCEHCARIHYWQESEALEGTSVATKTRRRRSTKIKS